One Fibrobacterota bacterium DNA window includes the following coding sequences:
- a CDS encoding TCR/Tet family MFS transporter: MTGASNEAGASSEAGASGEAGATVGAGGNAPRKAALAFIFVTVVLDMLALGITVPVLPKLVLGFEGGDSARAAHIIGMFGTLFAAMQFLFAPFLGAVSDRFGRRPAILLSNFALGADYVLMALAPSVSWLFLGRTISGICAASFSIPSAYIADVTTPEKRAAGFGFLGAAFGLGFIIGPAFGGLLGSIDARLPFWVAAALSLANAAYGFFVLPESLPSGKRGTFSWGRANPVGAMGILRKHPLVLGIAAVAFFSYLSHEVLPSMWVLYTDYRYHWSARAVGYTLALVGVFSALVQGGLVRTGVARMGERRALLFGLACGAIGFAIYGLAPSSYWFFLGIPFGALWGFAGPSAQALMSQRVDASEQGRLQGALAGVRGITGMLGPTLFTSAFAWSLKIPDPKPGTPFVLAAGMLGIATIIGMIVTKGITPAAIK; the protein is encoded by the coding sequence ATGACCGGCGCTTCGAATGAGGCGGGCGCTTCTAGCGAAGCGGGCGCTTCTGGCGAAGCGGGCGCTACCGTTGGCGCGGGCGGCAACGCGCCACGCAAGGCAGCGCTCGCCTTCATCTTCGTCACCGTGGTTTTGGACATGCTGGCCTTGGGCATCACCGTGCCCGTGCTTCCCAAGCTGGTGCTCGGCTTCGAAGGCGGGGACTCGGCCAGGGCCGCCCATATCATCGGGATGTTCGGCACCCTCTTCGCCGCCATGCAATTCCTGTTCGCCCCTTTCCTGGGCGCCGTCTCCGATCGCTTCGGCCGCCGGCCCGCCATCCTCCTTTCCAACTTCGCGCTGGGCGCCGACTACGTGCTCATGGCCCTCGCGCCCTCGGTGTCTTGGCTGTTCCTGGGCCGTACCATCTCCGGCATCTGCGCGGCCAGCTTCAGCATCCCCAGCGCCTATATCGCCGACGTGACGACCCCGGAAAAGCGCGCGGCCGGCTTCGGCTTCCTGGGAGCCGCCTTCGGGCTGGGCTTCATCATCGGTCCCGCCTTCGGGGGCCTGCTGGGCAGCATCGATGCACGTCTGCCCTTCTGGGTGGCCGCAGCCTTGAGCCTGGCGAACGCGGCTTACGGATTTTTCGTCCTGCCCGAATCCTTGCCTTCCGGAAAGCGCGGGACCTTCTCCTGGGGGCGCGCCAATCCGGTCGGAGCCATGGGCATTTTGCGCAAGCATCCCCTCGTGCTCGGCATCGCGGCGGTGGCGTTCTTCTCCTACCTGTCCCATGAGGTCCTTCCCAGCATGTGGGTCCTCTACACCGATTACCGCTACCATTGGAGCGCCCGCGCCGTGGGGTACACCTTGGCCTTGGTGGGCGTGTTCAGCGCGCTGGTGCAAGGCGGCCTGGTGCGCACCGGCGTCGCGCGCATGGGCGAGCGGCGCGCCCTACTCTTCGGTCTCGCTTGCGGAGCCATCGGCTTCGCGATCTATGGCCTGGCCCCCAGTTCCTACTGGTTCTTCCTCGGCATCCCTTTCGGCGCCCTGTGGGGCTTCGCCGGGCCTTCGGCCCAGGCCCTGATGTCCCAGCGCGTCGATGCCTCGGAACAGGGACGGCTGCAAGGCGCCTTGGCCGGCGTCCGCGGCATCACCGGTATGCTGGGCCCGACGCTTTTTACGTCCGCCTTCGCCTGGTCCCTGAAAATCCCTGATCCCAAACCGGGGACCCCGTTCGTCCTGGCTGCGGGAATGTTGGGAATCGCCACCATCATCGGCATGATCGTGACGAAGGGTATTACACCCGCCGCAATTAAATAA
- a CDS encoding UDPGP type 1 family protein → MHQQARAHARSHGQDHLFRFWDELTEPEKDALAGQVLAVDFAQVAALHRDLVKGRSAQTDAGSESVAPLRAKPWEGFSIQERAAYANMGMRALREGKVAAFLVAGGQGTRLGHSGPKGVFDIGLPSRKSLFQLQAERILRLSRQAGKAIPWYIMTSEENHAETTGFFKDRRFFGLPERDIFFFKQGEMPVVDEDGKALLASKGRLSMGPNGNGGCFLALAKSGALEDMARRGVEHVFFYGVDNALVRVCDPHFIGFAMAEGHPAASKAVVKVQPEEKVGVLCLRDGKPSVLEYSEMTEEMIYAKGDDGRYMYDSANIATHLFTREFLQRHAAAALPFHVAHKKIAHVDVSGSTVSPEKPNAWKFELFMFDLFPLAGSMAGLLVSREEEFAPVKNKDGVDSPASARAMLLDLHRKWALAAGITEDELRGKIVEISPLASYAGEGVNPAIIRSQLGNPIIHVS, encoded by the coding sequence ATGCACCAGCAAGCGCGCGCCCACGCCCGTTCCCACGGGCAAGATCATCTTTTCCGTTTCTGGGACGAATTGACGGAGCCGGAGAAAGATGCGCTGGCCGGCCAAGTGCTGGCGGTGGACTTTGCGCAGGTGGCCGCCCTGCATCGCGACCTCGTAAAGGGCCGCTCGGCGCAAACCGACGCGGGATCGGAATCCGTCGCCCCCTTGCGGGCCAAGCCTTGGGAAGGCTTTTCCATCCAGGAGCGCGCCGCCTACGCCAATATGGGCATGCGCGCGTTGCGGGAGGGCAAAGTGGCCGCCTTCCTGGTGGCCGGCGGCCAAGGCACGCGTTTGGGGCACAGCGGCCCCAAAGGCGTATTCGATATCGGCCTGCCTTCTCGTAAATCCCTGTTCCAGCTCCAGGCCGAACGCATCCTGCGCCTGTCGCGCCAAGCCGGCAAGGCGATTCCCTGGTACATCATGACCAGCGAAGAGAACCATGCGGAGACTACCGGCTTCTTCAAGGACCGCCGCTTTTTCGGGCTGCCGGAGCGGGACATCTTCTTCTTCAAGCAGGGCGAAATGCCCGTGGTGGATGAGGATGGCAAGGCGCTTTTGGCCTCCAAGGGCCGGCTCTCGATGGGGCCCAACGGCAACGGCGGCTGCTTCCTGGCCCTGGCCAAGAGCGGGGCGCTGGAGGACATGGCGCGCCGCGGCGTGGAGCACGTGTTCTTCTACGGCGTGGACAATGCCCTGGTTCGCGTCTGCGATCCCCATTTCATCGGCTTCGCCATGGCCGAAGGCCATCCCGCGGCCAGCAAGGCGGTGGTCAAGGTACAGCCCGAGGAGAAGGTGGGCGTGCTCTGCCTGCGGGACGGCAAGCCTTCGGTATTGGAATATTCCGAGATGACGGAAGAGATGATCTACGCGAAGGGCGATGACGGACGGTACATGTACGATTCGGCCAACATCGCCACCCATCTCTTCACGCGGGAATTCCTGCAACGGCACGCGGCGGCGGCCCTTCCCTTCCACGTCGCGCATAAGAAGATCGCCCACGTGGACGTCTCCGGATCGACGGTCTCCCCGGAAAAGCCCAACGCCTGGAAGTTCGAACTCTTCATGTTCGATCTCTTCCCGCTGGCCGGATCCATGGCCGGCCTATTGGTGAGCCGCGAAGAGGAATTCGCCCCCGTCAAGAACAAGGACGGGGTGGACAGCCCCGCCAGCGCGCGGGCCATGCTGTTGGACCTGCACCGCAAATGGGCCTTGGCCGCCGGCATCACCGAAGATGAGCTGCGCGGCAAGATCGTGGAGATCTCGCCCTTGGCTTCCTACGCCGGCGAAGGGGTCAACCCCGCCATCATCCGCTCCCAACTCGGCAATCCCATCATCCACGTCTCATGA